Proteins encoded by one window of Actinocorallia herbida:
- a CDS encoding cytochrome P450: MDLHYSPFDFAIQKDPYPVYKRMREEAPVYRNEEDDFYALSRHADVVAALKDSERYSSKNGLRLEPAFWGPQAEQIFSFVALDPPRHTRLRALVQSAFTNKRVQALEPRIREIGKAHLEPLLSGDTFDLMHFAGGFPTDVISELVGVPEADRAKVRDLGMAIMYREPDGGPVKDLPPSAMAAVGALVGYYTELTIDRAKVRQDDLLSGLLDAAEGEDRLTPEEVVSILILLVGAGIETTMLLLGNAWHAAAAHPDQKALALGGRIEDWVEETLRYDPPSQTIARTTVADVEVHGTVIPAESRILLMTGAANHDPAVFENPDAFVLGRDTAGSLAFGYGRHHCLGAILGRLEARIALEALTAHIADYEIDEANAVRIGSSNNRGFASLPTSFTAR; this comes from the coding sequence ATGGACCTGCACTACAGCCCGTTCGACTTCGCGATCCAGAAGGACCCGTACCCCGTCTACAAGCGGATGCGGGAGGAGGCGCCGGTCTATCGCAACGAAGAGGACGACTTCTACGCGCTGTCCCGGCACGCCGACGTCGTCGCGGCGCTGAAGGACTCCGAGCGGTACTCCAGCAAGAACGGTCTCCGTCTTGAGCCGGCGTTCTGGGGCCCGCAGGCCGAGCAGATCTTCTCCTTCGTGGCGCTGGACCCGCCCCGGCACACCCGGCTGCGGGCGCTGGTGCAGAGCGCGTTCACCAACAAGCGCGTGCAGGCGCTGGAGCCGCGGATCCGGGAGATCGGAAAGGCCCACCTGGAGCCGCTGCTGTCGGGTGACACCTTCGACCTCATGCACTTCGCCGGCGGTTTCCCGACCGACGTCATCTCCGAGCTGGTCGGGGTGCCGGAGGCGGACCGCGCGAAGGTGCGCGACCTGGGCATGGCCATCATGTACCGCGAGCCGGACGGCGGCCCGGTGAAGGACCTGCCGCCGTCGGCCATGGCCGCGGTCGGCGCGCTCGTCGGCTACTACACCGAGCTGACGATCGACCGGGCCAAGGTCCGGCAGGACGACCTGCTGTCCGGCCTGCTCGACGCGGCGGAGGGCGAGGACAGGCTGACGCCCGAGGAGGTCGTGTCCATCCTCATCCTCCTGGTCGGCGCCGGCATCGAGACCACCATGCTGCTGCTCGGCAACGCCTGGCACGCCGCGGCCGCGCACCCGGACCAGAAGGCGCTCGCCCTCGGCGGCCGGATCGAGGACTGGGTCGAGGAGACCCTCCGCTACGACCCGCCGTCGCAGACCATCGCGCGCACCACGGTCGCCGACGTCGAGGTGCACGGGACCGTCATCCCCGCCGAGTCCCGGATCCTGCTCATGACCGGCGCCGCCAACCACGACCCCGCGGTGTTCGAGAACCCCGACGCGTTCGTGCTCGGCCGCGACACCGCGGGCTCCCTGGCGTTCGGCTACGGCCGACACCACTGCCTCGGCGCCATCCTCGGCCGGCTGGAGGCCCGCATCGCCCTCGAGGCGCTCACCGCGCACATCGCCGACTACGAGATCGACGAGGCCAACGCCGTCCGCATCGGCTCGTCCAACAACCGCGGGTTCGCCTCGCTGCCGACGAGCTTCACCGCGCGCTGA
- a CDS encoding DUF72 domain-containing protein yields the protein MNELLVGTSGWMYDDWRTRFYPGDVAKKRWLAYYGARFPTVENNNAFYRLPERDTFAGWKASVPDGFVMAVKASRYLTHMKRLRDPAEPVRRLLRAAEGLGTALGPVLLQLPPTLRGDPDRLAACLRAFPRGVPVAVEPRHPSWWTGDVRRVLEARGAALVWADRLGRPQGPLWATADWAYLRLHEGAAAPRPHYGDRALGAWLDRLTEGGPFTRTFAYLNNDHGGAAVRDAERFRDLAAAAGLTAPSAPRAAVAGSRSPRRSSPVRR from the coding sequence GTGAACGAGCTGCTCGTGGGGACGTCCGGGTGGATGTACGACGACTGGCGGACCCGCTTCTATCCCGGAGACGTCGCCAAGAAGAGGTGGCTGGCGTATTACGGCGCACGGTTCCCCACCGTCGAGAACAACAACGCCTTCTACCGGCTGCCCGAACGGGACACCTTCGCGGGCTGGAAGGCGAGCGTCCCCGACGGGTTCGTCATGGCGGTCAAGGCGAGCCGCTACCTCACCCATATGAAACGGCTGCGCGACCCCGCCGAACCCGTCCGGCGGCTCCTGCGGGCCGCCGAAGGGCTCGGGACGGCCCTCGGACCGGTCCTCCTCCAGCTCCCGCCGACCCTGCGCGGCGACCCCGACCGCCTCGCCGCGTGCCTGCGCGCGTTCCCCCGGGGCGTCCCCGTCGCGGTGGAGCCCCGGCACCCGTCCTGGTGGACCGGCGACGTCAGGCGCGTCCTGGAGGCGCGCGGCGCGGCCCTGGTGTGGGCCGACCGGCTCGGCCGCCCCCAGGGCCCGCTGTGGGCGACCGCCGACTGGGCCTACCTCCGCCTGCACGAGGGCGCGGCCGCACCCCGTCCGCACTACGGCGACCGCGCGCTGGGCGCCTGGCTGGACCGCCTCACCGAAGGCGGCCCCTTCACCCGGACGTTCGCCTACCTCAACAACGACCACGGCGGCGCGGCGGTCCGCGACGCCGAGCGGTTCCGCGACCTCGCCGCGGCCGCTGGCCTCACCGCGCCGAGCGCGCCGCGTGCAGCAGTCGCAGGGAGCCGATCTCCGCGACGTTCTTCACCAGTTCGACGCTGA
- a CDS encoding SAM-dependent methyltransferase codes for MPLVDIEQVPSGIDASRAHPARRYDYWLGGKDNFEADRESGRLVAAAFPTIRMSAIENRRFLHRAVRHLTEEAGIRQFLDIGAGLPSAGNVHEIAQEIAPESRVVYVDNDPIVLVHARALLNSSPEGRTAYLEADLNDPEHILGLAGVHETIDLSKPVALMLLAVFHFMVDDEAAHRIFRTLRERLAPGSYIVFSHATSDDLAGDPEEHRKVNNMSGIPFRVRTSAEVAEFMEGLELVEPGVSSLPHWRPNVPERERARPEDICMHGVVARIP; via the coding sequence ATGCCGCTTGTGGATATCGAACAGGTACCGAGTGGGATCGACGCCTCCCGCGCCCATCCCGCGCGCCGGTACGACTACTGGCTCGGCGGCAAGGACAACTTCGAGGCCGACCGCGAATCCGGTCGCCTCGTCGCCGCGGCCTTTCCGACGATCCGGATGTCGGCCATCGAGAACCGCCGTTTCCTGCATCGCGCGGTCCGCCACCTGACCGAGGAAGCGGGCATCCGGCAGTTCCTCGACATCGGCGCGGGCCTCCCCTCGGCCGGCAACGTCCACGAGATCGCGCAGGAGATCGCGCCCGAGAGCCGGGTCGTGTACGTCGACAACGACCCGATCGTGCTGGTGCACGCCCGCGCGCTGCTGAACAGCTCGCCCGAGGGCAGGACGGCCTACCTGGAGGCCGACCTGAACGACCCCGAGCACATCCTCGGCCTGGCCGGGGTGCACGAGACGATCGACCTGTCCAAGCCGGTCGCGCTGATGCTGCTCGCGGTGTTCCACTTCATGGTGGACGACGAAGCGGCGCACCGGATCTTCCGCACGCTCCGCGAGCGGCTCGCCCCGGGCAGCTACATCGTGTTCTCCCACGCCACCAGCGACGACCTGGCCGGCGACCCGGAGGAGCACCGCAAGGTCAACAACATGAGCGGCATCCCGTTCCGGGTGCGCACCTCGGCGGAGGTCGCGGAGTTCATGGAAGGGCTCGAACTCGTCGAACCCGGCGTCAGCTCCCTGCCCCACTGGCGGCCGAACGTCCCCGAGCGGGAGCGCGCCCGGCCCGAGGACATCTGCATGCACGGCGTCGTCGCCCGGATCCCCTGA
- a CDS encoding GlsB/YeaQ/YmgE family stress response membrane protein — MTVAGIITAIVIGAIVGMLGRLVLPGRQPIGVLLTVGVGILAALLGTALAQEVGVSVTDGVDWIELAFQIGLAAVGVGLVSAVRGGRSRSGRY, encoded by the coding sequence ATGACCGTCGCAGGGATCATCACCGCCATCGTCATCGGCGCGATCGTCGGGATGCTGGGCCGACTGGTGCTGCCGGGCCGCCAGCCGATCGGCGTCCTGCTCACCGTGGGCGTCGGCATCCTCGCCGCGCTCCTGGGCACCGCGCTGGCCCAGGAGGTCGGCGTGTCCGTGACCGACGGCGTCGACTGGATCGAGCTGGCCTTCCAGATCGGCCTGGCGGCCGTCGGAGTCGGGCTCGTGTCCGCCGTGCGCGGCGGCAGGTCGCGCAGCGGTCGCTACTGA
- a CDS encoding DNA-formamidopyrimidine glycosylase family protein: MPEGDSVWRVARNLRPVLAGRELREADLRVPRLATADLTGRTVREVVPRGKHLLFRFDGMVLHSHLLMDGAWKIFPPGKRPSGPFHQIRALLRTDAGTAVGYRVHQLRLVADEREVVGHLGPDLLGPDWAADVAVANLAARPDVAIGEALLDQRNLAGIGNIYKAEVLFTGRTHPETPAGRADLPALVEIAHRLLTVNRERPRRITTGSPARPLWVYGRARRPCLRCGTPIRVAGQADRVTYWCPRCQPAP; this comes from the coding sequence GTGCCGGAAGGTGACAGCGTGTGGCGGGTGGCTCGGAATCTGCGGCCGGTGCTCGCGGGGCGGGAACTGCGCGAGGCGGATCTGCGGGTGCCGCGGCTGGCGACCGCCGACCTGACGGGGCGGACGGTGCGCGAGGTCGTGCCGCGCGGCAAGCACCTGCTCTTCCGGTTCGACGGGATGGTGCTGCACAGCCATCTGCTCATGGACGGGGCGTGGAAGATCTTTCCACCAGGAAAGCGGCCTTCCGGGCCATTCCACCAGATCCGGGCGCTGTTGCGGACTGACGCGGGCACGGCCGTCGGGTACCGGGTGCACCAGTTGCGGCTGGTCGCCGACGAGCGCGAGGTCGTCGGGCATCTCGGCCCGGACCTGCTCGGCCCCGACTGGGCCGCGGACGTCGCCGTCGCCAACCTCGCCGCGCGCCCCGACGTCGCCATCGGCGAGGCCCTGCTCGACCAGCGCAACCTCGCCGGGATAGGCAACATTTACAAGGCCGAGGTCCTGTTCACCGGGCGGACGCATCCGGAGACCCCCGCGGGACGGGCCGATCTGCCCGCCCTCGTCGAGATCGCGCACCGGCTGCTCACGGTGAACCGGGAGCGTCCGCGCCGGATCACCACGGGCTCGCCGGCCCGGCCCCTGTGGGTGTACGGCCGGGCGCGACGGCCGTGCCTGCGCTGCGGGACCCCGATCCGGGTCGCGGGGCAGGCCGACCGCGTCACCTACTGGTGTCCGCGGTGCCAGCCCGCTCCTTGA
- a CDS encoding VOC family protein: MHFSKIARALALGLVPVLALAFPGAGMTEDGVERPRTGPLGAPDHVGFAVADIDAAVRQLRIGTGNRFTQIRTTQPVVAVAGFGSSRIEMRRARTLRGSPHLELIESDAPGPWSATPAQAKPFLSYTVTDVDDAASRLANAGFQRVADSGAFAFWKGAGGVLVQLIENSAAPTGQDAGQPPGIDLGAVRNVSILPCPVTSVRTQVSAVSGISFSPEVSYDMPWQLSNGSSVFVHETVSLGSTNAPYVSIVTQAPALPDNACTTTSTPFYPVFLTGDVPAAGTQLDAAGWARLATANPMVSLHRASGISVEIAHTSFLP; the protein is encoded by the coding sequence GTGCACTTTTCCAAGATCGCGCGCGCCCTCGCGCTGGGGCTGGTGCCGGTGCTCGCGCTGGCCTTCCCCGGCGCCGGGATGACCGAGGACGGCGTCGAGCGGCCGAGAACCGGTCCGCTCGGCGCGCCCGATCACGTCGGCTTCGCCGTCGCCGACATCGACGCCGCGGTGCGGCAGCTGCGGATCGGCACCGGCAACCGGTTCACCCAGATCCGCACGACCCAGCCCGTCGTCGCCGTCGCGGGCTTCGGCAGCTCCCGCATCGAGATGCGCCGCGCCCGCACCCTGCGCGGCTCGCCGCACCTCGAGCTGATCGAGTCCGACGCCCCCGGCCCCTGGTCCGCGACCCCCGCGCAGGCCAAGCCGTTCCTGTCCTACACCGTCACCGACGTGGACGACGCGGCGTCCAGGCTGGCGAACGCGGGCTTCCAGCGGGTCGCCGACAGCGGCGCCTTCGCGTTCTGGAAGGGGGCGGGCGGCGTCCTGGTCCAGCTCATCGAGAACTCCGCGGCGCCCACCGGCCAGGACGCCGGACAGCCGCCGGGCATCGACCTCGGCGCGGTCCGCAACGTGTCGATCCTGCCCTGCCCGGTCACCTCGGTGCGGACGCAGGTCTCCGCGGTGTCCGGGATCTCCTTCTCGCCGGAGGTCTCCTACGACATGCCGTGGCAGCTCTCCAACGGTTCCTCGGTGTTCGTGCACGAGACCGTCTCACTCGGCAGCACGAACGCCCCGTACGTCAGCATCGTCACCCAGGCGCCCGCCCTGCCGGACAACGCCTGCACGACGACGAGCACGCCGTTCTACCCCGTCTTCCTCACCGGTGACGTCCCGGCGGCGGGCACCCAGCTCGACGCGGCGGGCTGGGCGCGGCTCGCCACGGCGAACCCGATGGTCTCCCTGCACCGGGCGTCGGGCATCTCGGTGGAGATCGCCCACACCAGCTTCCTGCCCTGA
- a CDS encoding DinB family protein, which yields MPTPRAALLLHQLDLAGALLEYHLDGLGDAECLWEPSPVSWSVRPEGPGWAVDWADAEPDPVPTPTIAWLMWHIGYWWTTAAGECFGGGAPARAEIAWPGSAGAAAGWLRGLLAAWRARLAEVTDEELDTRTVRLFGLEQPLAQAAAWVSVELVKNVAEIGSLRLLHAARSAR from the coding sequence ATGCCCACCCCGCGCGCCGCCCTGCTCCTCCACCAGCTCGACCTCGCCGGAGCGCTCCTGGAGTACCACCTGGACGGGCTGGGGGACGCGGAGTGCCTCTGGGAGCCGTCGCCGGTGTCGTGGAGCGTCCGGCCGGAAGGCCCCGGATGGGCCGTCGACTGGGCGGACGCCGAGCCCGACCCCGTGCCGACGCCGACGATCGCGTGGCTGATGTGGCACATCGGGTACTGGTGGACGACGGCGGCGGGGGAGTGCTTCGGCGGGGGCGCGCCCGCGCGTGCGGAGATCGCCTGGCCAGGGTCGGCGGGGGCGGCGGCCGGGTGGCTGCGCGGGCTCCTCGCGGCGTGGCGGGCGCGGCTCGCGGAGGTGACGGACGAGGAGCTCGACACGAGGACGGTACGCCTTTTCGGCCTCGAGCAGCCGCTCGCGCAGGCCGCTGCGTGGGTCAGCGTCGAACTGGTGAAGAACGTCGCGGAGATCGGCTCCCTGCGACTGCTGCACGCGGCGCGCTCGGCGCGGTGA
- a CDS encoding TIGR02452 family protein — protein MRLNRKAIAEETVAILAAGAYRVGGSTVTLDVPRAVAAARLVQPHGFAAPRKGAHDTVVELTRETTLEAARRLGPGVAALNFASAKNPGGGFLRGAHAQEEALARASALHPTLHRFQTEFYDAHRAEGDTRYSDRMIYSPGVPVFREESGVLLAEPYEVAFVTSPAPNRGALPPDVDVSPILRLRAAKVLSLAASEGHDTLVLGAWGCGVFRNDPAEVADIWAGLLEGPFAGAFAHVTMAVFDPAGTTPQYRAFAGRFKERAGTADTSR, from the coding sequence ATGAGACTAAATCGAAAGGCGATCGCCGAGGAGACCGTGGCGATCCTTGCCGCGGGCGCCTACCGCGTCGGAGGCAGCACCGTGACGCTCGACGTGCCGCGCGCGGTGGCGGCGGCCCGGCTCGTCCAGCCGCACGGGTTCGCCGCACCCCGGAAGGGCGCGCACGACACCGTTGTCGAGCTGACCCGGGAGACCACCCTCGAGGCCGCGCGCAGGCTCGGCCCCGGCGTCGCCGCGCTCAACTTCGCGTCCGCGAAGAACCCCGGCGGCGGCTTCTTGCGCGGTGCGCACGCCCAGGAGGAGGCGCTGGCGCGCGCGTCCGCGCTCCACCCGACGCTGCACCGGTTCCAGACCGAGTTCTACGACGCGCACCGCGCGGAGGGGGACACCCGCTACTCCGACCGGATGATCTACTCCCCGGGCGTCCCGGTGTTCCGCGAAGAGTCCGGCGTGTTGCTCGCCGAGCCTTACGAGGTCGCGTTCGTCACTTCACCCGCGCCCAACCGCGGCGCGCTGCCCCCGGACGTCGACGTCTCGCCGATCCTGCGGCTCCGCGCCGCCAAGGTGCTGTCGCTGGCCGCGTCCGAAGGCCACGACACGCTCGTGCTCGGCGCGTGGGGCTGCGGCGTGTTCCGCAACGACCCCGCCGAGGTCGCCGACATCTGGGCCGGGCTCCTCGAAGGCCCCTTCGCGGGCGCGTTCGCGCACGTCACCATGGCGGTCTTCGACCCGGCGGGGACCACCCCGCAGTACCGCGCGTTCGCCGGCCGGTTCAAGGAGCGGGCTGGCACCGCGGACACCAGTAGGTGA
- a CDS encoding nucleoside hydrolase, producing the protein MLDVLLDIETQDPDDVLALCLLAGHPRARLRAVTVTPGSADQIGLVRRVLALLGRADVPVGGRDPGTGRDHVSGFHRRWLGSWSPADPDAPAVDLLAGTLTAHPRAVLVTGGPPHHLGALLEERPDVRLDRWVAQGGFAGDPLVPPADRLPKFAGKDVCPTFNFNGAPRAALLALSPEAPIGRRELVSKNVTHGVRYDRAFHERLAAHKAASPSLALIHRGMDLYLRRRRDGKLLHDPTAACCALAPAIAAWAEAEVRREPGGWGGRPAEHTRTFLTTSLDHEAFFRVFTGQD; encoded by the coding sequence GTGCTGGACGTTCTGCTGGACATCGAGACCCAGGACCCCGACGACGTCCTGGCCCTGTGCCTGCTCGCCGGGCATCCCCGGGCGAGGCTGCGCGCGGTGACGGTCACACCGGGATCCGCGGACCAGATCGGGCTCGTCCGCCGCGTGCTCGCCCTGCTCGGGCGGGCCGACGTACCCGTCGGCGGGCGGGATCCGGGGACGGGGCGGGACCATGTCTCGGGGTTCCACCGGCGCTGGCTCGGGTCCTGGAGCCCGGCCGATCCGGACGCGCCGGCCGTCGACCTGCTGGCCGGGACGCTGACCGCGCATCCGCGCGCGGTCCTCGTCACGGGAGGGCCGCCGCACCACCTGGGCGCGCTGCTGGAGGAGCGGCCGGACGTGCGGCTCGACAGATGGGTCGCGCAGGGCGGTTTCGCCGGCGACCCGCTCGTGCCGCCCGCCGACCGGCTGCCGAAGTTCGCCGGGAAGGACGTGTGCCCCACGTTCAACTTCAACGGGGCCCCGCGTGCGGCGCTCCTCGCGCTCTCACCCGAGGCGCCCATCGGCCGTCGCGAACTCGTCTCGAAGAACGTCACGCACGGGGTCCGCTACGACCGGGCCTTCCATGAGCGGCTCGCCGCGCACAAAGCGGCGTCCCCGTCGCTCGCGCTCATCCACCGGGGCATGGACCTCTACCTGCGCCGCCGCAGGGACGGCAAGCTGCTGCACGACCCGACGGCGGCCTGCTGCGCGCTCGCCCCCGCCATCGCGGCCTGGGCCGAGGCCGAGGTGCGCCGCGAGCCCGGCGGCTGGGGCGGCCGCCCCGCCGAGCACACCCGCACCTTCCTCACCACCTCACTCGACCACGAGGCGTTCTTCCGGGTCTTCACCGGCCAGGACTGA
- a CDS encoding cytochrome P450: protein MHADTPEMPSKREDPLGLPVGLEVFRDGPPAKVRMADGSTTWLVGRHADARSVLADPRISADDTHPAYPKLLPVPAEKGALSFLRFDDPEHGRMRRMLAAEFTVRRTNALRPSIEEAVDRLLDDMLAKDGPADLVADFALPLPSLVICVLLGVPYADHGFFQRASLEFLNVEADPAIAIAAAERLQEYLTRLIAAKVADPTDDLLGRVAAAQVVPGHLTEEELVLMARLLLIAGHETTANMLSLGTLLLLKSPDQLARLAADAPAVTEELLRHLSIVHFGLPRTAREPVEVGGVTIGAGEGLVVSLSAANRDGAHFAGDPEAFDAAREPGHHVAFGFGAHQCIGAALARLEMNIALPRLFARAPGLALAIPPEDVVFRPEQFVYGIAALPVTW, encoded by the coding sequence GTGCACGCTGACACGCCAGAGATGCCCTCCAAGCGCGAAGATCCCCTGGGCCTGCCCGTCGGGCTCGAGGTGTTCCGGGACGGGCCGCCCGCGAAGGTGCGGATGGCCGACGGGTCCACGACCTGGCTCGTCGGACGGCACGCCGACGCCCGCAGCGTCCTCGCCGACCCGCGGATCAGCGCCGACGACACCCATCCGGCCTACCCGAAGCTGCTTCCGGTCCCGGCGGAGAAGGGGGCGCTGTCGTTCCTGCGGTTCGACGACCCCGAGCACGGCAGGATGCGGCGGATGCTCGCGGCGGAGTTCACCGTCCGGCGGACCAACGCGCTGCGCCCGTCCATCGAGGAGGCCGTCGACCGGCTCCTGGACGACATGCTCGCCAAGGACGGGCCCGCCGACCTCGTCGCGGACTTCGCGCTGCCGCTGCCGTCCCTGGTGATCTGCGTGCTGCTCGGCGTCCCCTACGCCGACCACGGCTTCTTCCAGCGGGCGAGCCTCGAGTTCCTGAACGTCGAGGCCGACCCCGCGATCGCGATCGCCGCCGCGGAACGGCTCCAGGAGTACCTGACCCGGCTCATCGCCGCCAAGGTCGCCGATCCGACCGACGACCTGCTCGGCCGGGTCGCCGCCGCGCAGGTCGTGCCCGGGCACCTGACCGAGGAGGAACTCGTCCTCATGGCCCGGCTGCTGCTCATCGCCGGGCACGAGACCACCGCCAACATGCTGTCGCTCGGCACCCTCCTGCTGCTGAAGTCGCCCGACCAGCTCGCCCGGCTCGCCGCCGACGCCCCGGCCGTCACCGAAGAGTTGCTGCGCCACCTGTCGATCGTGCACTTCGGGCTGCCCAGGACCGCGCGCGAACCCGTCGAGGTCGGGGGCGTCACGATCGGCGCGGGGGAGGGCCTCGTCGTGTCGCTGTCGGCGGCCAACCGCGACGGCGCGCACTTCGCGGGCGACCCCGAGGCGTTCGACGCCGCGCGCGAGCCGGGCCACCACGTGGCGTTCGGGTTCGGCGCGCACCAGTGCATCGGGGCGGCGCTGGCCAGGCTGGAGATGAACATCGCGCTGCCCCGGCTCTTCGCCAGGGCGCCGGGACTGGCCTTGGCGATCCCGCCGGAGGACGTGGTGTTCCGGCCCGAGCAGTTCGTCTACGGCATCGCGGCCCTGCCCGTCACATGGTGA
- a CDS encoding alcohol dehydrogenase catalytic domain-containing protein, with the protein MGRTMRAYRLGAWLAEPGFAEVPVPEPGPGEVLVRVAGCGLCHSDLAMQGITADVGRALGWRAPFTLGHETAGHVAATGRGVYGVAEGDAVAVVSPASCGSCRFCARGLDSVCTERPYGRGYGRDGGLAEYVLVDDARALVRLAPGMDPVTAGPYTDAGATSYHAVKRVLPRVPDGGTAVVIGVGGLGGFAVQFLRLLTGARVVAVDTDPDALARARDLGAHETIVGGRGVARAVRALTGHGADAVLDFVGADATLRAGVGSVAPGGAFGLVGAGGGTYDRPWFGGLPKDAEIFTFQGSSVSDLREVLALAASGELRNDVALYPFAETPTAYAALRTGALTGRAVVSLS; encoded by the coding sequence GTGGGACGGACGATGCGGGCCTACCGGCTCGGGGCGTGGCTCGCGGAGCCGGGATTCGCGGAGGTGCCGGTGCCCGAGCCCGGACCCGGCGAGGTGCTCGTGCGGGTCGCCGGATGCGGGCTCTGCCATTCGGACCTGGCGATGCAGGGGATCACCGCGGACGTCGGCAGGGCGCTCGGCTGGCGCGCGCCCTTCACCCTCGGGCATGAGACCGCGGGACACGTCGCGGCGACAGGGCGCGGCGTCTACGGGGTGGCGGAAGGCGACGCGGTGGCCGTCGTCTCGCCCGCCTCCTGCGGCTCCTGCCGGTTCTGCGCGCGCGGCCTCGACAGCGTGTGCACGGAGCGTCCCTACGGGCGCGGGTACGGGCGGGACGGCGGGCTCGCCGAGTACGTCCTGGTGGACGACGCACGGGCGCTGGTAAGGCTCGCCCCCGGTATGGACCCGGTGACGGCCGGTCCCTACACCGACGCGGGCGCGACCTCGTATCACGCGGTCAAAAGGGTGCTTCCGCGCGTTCCCGACGGCGGGACGGCGGTCGTCATCGGCGTGGGCGGCCTCGGCGGGTTCGCCGTGCAGTTCCTGCGGCTGCTCACCGGCGCCAGGGTCGTCGCGGTCGACACCGACCCGGACGCCCTCGCGCGGGCCCGCGACCTCGGCGCCCACGAGACGATCGTCGGCGGCCGCGGCGTCGCCAGGGCCGTGCGCGCGCTGACCGGCCACGGAGCCGACGCCGTCCTGGACTTCGTCGGCGCGGACGCCACCCTGCGCGCGGGCGTCGGCTCCGTGGCCCCCGGCGGCGCCTTCGGCCTCGTCGGCGCGGGCGGAGGCACCTATGACCGCCCGTGGTTCGGCGGCCTCCCCAAGGACGCCGAGATCTTCACCTTCCAGGGCTCGTCCGTCTCCGACCTCCGCGAAGTCCTCGCACTCGCCGCCTCGGGCGAACTCCGCAATGACGTCGCCCTCTATCCCTTCGCCGAAACCCCCACCGCCTACGCGGCCCTCCGCACCGGCGCCCTCACCGGCCGCGCCGTCGTCTCGCTCTCCTGA
- a CDS encoding ferredoxin — protein sequence MVTVLADRAACRGSGLCVFTAPELFDQDDAEGRVVLLPVEAPDPERAARAVRSCPNGALALG from the coding sequence ATGGTGACGGTCCTGGCGGACCGGGCGGCCTGTCGCGGCTCGGGCCTGTGCGTCTTCACCGCGCCCGAGCTGTTCGACCAGGACGACGCGGAAGGCAGGGTCGTGCTCCTGCCGGTCGAGGCGCCGGACCCGGAGCGCGCGGCCCGCGCCGTGCGGTCCTGTCCGAACGGCGCGCTCGCGCTGGGGTGA